The Acidobacteriota bacterium genome includes the window TCCGACCCTCCGCCCAACGCACGGTCCGTGCCAAGTCCCCCTGGCCGGCTTCGAATCCTCTGCGGGAGCCGCCCGGCGCGGGAATGCATGCTTTCTGGTCGGGAGGTCCGCCCCATGCCGCCTTGGCGCGCCGCGCCGTTTCGGCCTGCCGATCGGGCCCGCCGAGGGCCCGCTGCCCCGTTGCACCGGCGGCGCCCACCATGGAGAATGGAAGCGTGGCGAAAAAGGGCGCGGACCGCTCCGTCCGGCCCTGGGCCAAGGAGCGACCATGGGCGATTCTCGCACGGCGGGCGGACGGAAGCGATGGGAAAAGGAGACCCTTGAACCGCACCTCAAGAAGCACCCGGAGCGGGAGGTGGACTTCTCCTCCGTGTCCTCGCTCCCCTTCGACCGCATTTACGGCCCCGAGGATCTGAAGGACCTCGACTACGACCGGGACCTCGGCTGGCCCGGCGAATACCCCTTCACCCGCGGCGTCCAGCCCACCATGTACCGCGGGCGCCTCTGGACCATGCGCATGTTCGCGGGGATGGGAACGGCGGAGGACACGAACGCCCGGTTCAAGTACCTCCTGAGGGAGGGCCAGACGGGCCTCTCCACGGCCTTTGACCTTCCCACCCTCATGGGCCGCGACGGGGACAGCCCCCTCGCCGACGGAGAGGTGGGCAAGGAGGGCGTGGCGGTCTCGACCCTGCGCGACATGGAGATCCTTTTCGACGGGATCCCCCTGGGCGAGGTCTCCACCTCCATGACCATCAACGCCCCCGCCGCCGTCCTCTATGCCATGTACCTCGCGGTGGCCGAAAAGCAGGGCGTCCCCTTCAAGAAGCTCCGGGGCACCATCCAGAACGACATCTTCAAGGAGTACATCGCCCAGAAGGAGTGGATCTACCCGCCGGAGCCGAGCGTCCGCCTCATCGTGGACACCATGGAGTTCTCGGCCCGGGAAGTGCCCCAGTGGAACACGATCTCCATCAGCGGCTACCACATCCGCGAGGCGGGCAGCACGGCGGCGCAGGAGCTGGCCTTCACCCTCGCCGACGGCATCGGCTACGTCCAGGCCGGGATCGCACGGGGCCTGCCGGTGGACGAGTTCGCCCCGCGCCTGAGCTACTTCTTCAACTCCCACAACGATTTCTTCGAGGAGGTGGCCAAACTGCGCGCCGCCCGTCGGATCTGGGCCCGCCAGCTGAAGGAGCGCTTCGGCGCGAAGGACCCCCGCTCGTGGATGCTCCGGACCCACGTCCAGACCGCCGGGTGCTCCCTGACCGCCCAGCAGCCCCTCAACAACATCGTCCGGGTCACGGTGCAGGCCCTCGCCGCCGTTCTCGGCGGGTGCCAGAGCCTTCACACCGATTCCATGGACGAGACCCTCTGCCTGCCGTCCGAGCAGGCCGTCACCGTGGCCCTGAGAACCCAGCAGATCCTCGCCGAGGAGAGCGGCGTCGCCCACACCATCGACCCTCTGGCCGGGTCCTATTTCGTGGAGTCGCTCACGAACGAGATGGAGCGCCAGGCCCTGGCTTACATCGCCAAGATCGACGAGATGGGCGGAATCATCCGGGCCATCGAGCAGGGCTACCCCCAGCGGGAGATCGCCGAGGCCGCGTACCGGTACCAGAAACAGGTGGAAAGCGGGGAGAAGACCATCGTGGGCGTGAACAAGTACGTTTCCGCCGACGAGGTCCCCATCCCTCTTCTCAAGATCCCCCCGGAGGTGGAGGCCCGCCACAAGGCCCGCCTCGCCGAGGTCAAACGGACCCGGGACGGAAAGGCCGTTTCGTCGGCCCTCCGGGACCTCACGGCCAAGGCTCGCACTTCCGAGAACCTCATGCCCGCCCTCCTGGACTGCGCGCGCGCCTACTGCACCCTCGAGGAAACTTGCAACGCCATGAAGGAGGTTTTCGGCGAGTACCGGGAGGAGAGCGTGATCTGATTTCGGATTCGAGATTTCGAAATTCGGATTTCGGAACTCGGGTGTCGGATCTCGAGATTCGTATTTCGGAGCGAGGCCTGGATCTCCTGAATCCGTGTACGAGGAGACAGACATGGAAGCGGCGTTGAGCGTCCTGCTGGGCATCGGGCTGGCGGCGGCCTGCGGCTTCCGCGTCTTCGTGCCGCCCCTCGTCCTCTCCATCGCCGCCCTGTCCGGCCACCTGACCCTCGCCAAGGGCTTCGCGTGGATGGGCACGTGGCCCGCCCTCCTCGCCTTCGCCACGGCCACGGTCCTCGAGGTGGCCGCTTACCACGTCCCTTGGCTGGACCACCTCCTGGACACCGTGGCCTCTCCCGCCGCCGTGGTGGCGGGGACCGCCGTGGCGGCTTCAGCCATGGGAGATTTGGATCCCTTCCTCAAGTGGACCCTCGCCCTCATCGCCGGGGGCGGTGCGGCGGGCCTCGTTCAGGTAGCCACGGTGAAGGGCCGGATCCTCTCGGCCCTGACGACCCTCGGCATCGCCAACCCCCTGGTGGCCACGGTGGAGACCGCCGCCTCCGTCGCCGTGTCCGTCCTGTCGGTCCTGGTGCCCATCCTGGCGGGCCTCCTGCTCCTGGGCACGCTCTCCTTCGCGGCCTGGCTCCTGCTCCGCCGGCGAACCGCCTGATCGCCGCCCCTCCGGGGCCGCAGGTTTCGCACCGCTGGCCGGCCCGCCCGAGCACGGTGTATACTTTTTCCTTGCGAGGTGGTTCATGAGCGAGCGGAAACTGCGTCTCCTGATCGGCAAGGTCGGTCTCGACGGCCACGACCGCGGCGCGAAGATCATCGCCCGGGCCCTGCGCGACGCGGGATACGAGGTGATCTACACGGGCCTCCACCAGACTCCCGAGCAGGTGGTCGCCACGGCCATCCAGGAGGATGTGGACGCCATCGGGCTCTCCATCCTATCCGGCGCCCACAACACCCTTTTTCCCAAGGTCATCCGGCTCCTCAGGGAACAGAACGCGCAGGACGTGGTGGTCTTCGGCGGGGGCATCATTCCGGACGAAGACATCCCCTTCCTCCAGGAATCGGGGGTGGCGAGGCTCTTCACGCCGGGGACCCCCACGACGGAGGTGGTCCGCTTCCTCAAGGAGGAGGTGGAGCCCCGGCGCATGGCCCTGGCCACCTGATTCTCGACCTGCTCCAAACAACACGGCGGGCGCCCCGAAGGGCGCCCGCCGTCTTTTCTCCTGCGCCTGCTCCCTCAGGATTCCCGAAGGCGGTAATGCTCCGGGTGACGCCAAACGTGGGCCGCCCAGGCCAGCCAGGCCAGACCGAAGAGGACGCGAAACAAGGTCCGGATCCACGAATCTGGCCCCGCCGCGTCCAAACCCGCGGCGAGGAGCCAGAACAGCCCGAGGCCCGCGTACACCCCGGCCATGGTCCCCTTTCGGAAGCGTAAGTCGAAAGACCTTTTTGTCCAGAGCAGGCCCAGGGTCACGAGGACCGCCAGGGCGGAGACCCCGAACCCGATTCCCAAAAGCACCTTCGCCGTTCCCGGTTCCATACGGTCCCTCCCCTGCGGGCCGATCTTTCCCCCGCGCCCGGTGCACCGGTCTTCTTGCGGGTTTTCTACGCCGGCGGCCCCGCGCCTGTCAAGAGGACCCCGGCCGCAATCTCCGGCTCGTTTCCCTCGCACGGGAGACGAGCCGGAATCTCACGCCTTGACCACGAGCACGTGCACGGCCTTCACGATCAGCTCCACCCGGTCGCCGGGCCGGAGGTCGAGGTCGCGCACGGATTCCGTGGTCAGGACCGAGGCCATCTCCACGGGCCCCTCGGTCTGGAACTTCGCCAGGGACATGATGTCGTCGCTCTTCACCGATACCACCTTCGCCAGGATCCGGTTCCGCGCTCCCGCTTTCATGGTCCGCCTCCCCTGCGCTCCGCCGTTATCGCGAGGCCGCCCACGCCGCCGCCAGGCTGGCGAGGGCCGTGACGGCCGCTCCCCATGTCATGTCCACCACCGTCACCACCACGGGCCAGCGCGCCACCGTGGCCTGATTGGTCAGGTTGTAGGCCCCGTAGGCCAGGAGCCCCAGGAGGGCCCCCTTGAGAAAGGCCCCCGTCAGGTCCCCTCCCCGCGAGGAGGGGCCGGCGGTGAGGACGGCGATCCCCGCGGGATAAAGGGCGTAGAAGGCCGCCACCGCCCACCAGGTGAGCCTCTCCCCCATCAGGTAGCCGATGTGCTTGACATAGAACGCCCGGGCCACCACCCCCAGCCAGAGACCGTCGAGCAGGAGGAGCACCGCGAGGGCCGAAAGGTAGAGGCGCCAGAAAGGGAAAGACATGGGCGATCTCCTTTTCCCGCGGCCGGGTCCTGCCGTGACCGCGATGCCCGGAGGGTCCGGCGCCGGCGGGTTAACGGCTCTTCTTGGTTGCCAGGACCTCGAAGTCGTCGCTTCGCGGAAGTCTGGCGACCAGATCCTTGAGCGCCTCCGGAGGGGTCGTCCATCGGCGGGCCCCAAGGTCCATCCAGCCTCCCGTGCTCGTCAGGCGGGCCGCCGGCTGTCCGTCCTCCCGAAGGAACTCGTTCCTCAGCCGGAATCGGGACCCGTCGCCGCTGGCGCCCGCCAGGAGGAGCGCCACCGTGAACGGCTCGAGGAGCCTCAACTCCCGAAAGTACTCCACCTCGTCCCGCACGATGACCGGGCCCAGGCGGAGGCGCTCGAACTCGCGCATGGAGAACCCCCCCGCTTCGAAGTAGAGCATCCGCGCGTCGCCCGAGACGTCCAGGTAGGCCGTGTTGCGCATGTGGCCGTTGAAATCCACGTCTGCCCAGCGGACGAAGAACGACCTTTCGATGTTCCCGGCCATCGCGATCCTCCGCCCGTCAGATCCAGCCGAGCACGGCGCCGAAGAGCACGAGGCAGGCCGCGTCGAATCCAAGAATCCCTCCCGTCACCGCCGCCTTTTTCCCGAGGCTCTCCATGTCGTGGACCCAGTAGGAGACGAGGAAGAAGGGCAGATAGCCCACGAGGAAGATGAGCCACGGAGCGCGGGCTCCCCACCAGGGCCAGTCCCACGTGAGGGCTCCTGCGGCGTTGAGGAGCACTTCCACGAAGACGCAGAAGATCGAGTTGGCGACGGCGAAGAACAGGCGGTTGGGCACGCCGAGCACCTTCCACTTCCGATCGGCGGGGAGGAGCTTGGCGAAGGCCACGCCCGCCACGGCGAACATGAAGCAGATCTCGATGTTGAGCCCCACCAGGAGCAGGTAGGCGGTCTTTCCCGGCGCTCCCCAGACGGGGGCCCTGTCGGTGAAGTGAAAGACCAGTCCGTTCCAGATCTCGTTGAACCAGTCCATGCCCCAGTAGGCCAGGCCCGCGAAGAACACGTTCCAGTTCCGGCGCTCGACCTCCGCGGCGTAGACGTACACGACCAGGGCGAAGAGAGCGATCACGTACCACTGGAACTGGCTGGGATCCCTGAGAATGGATGCGGCCTGGGCCGCGGCCTCCGTGTTCATGGTCCCTCCTCCTCCGGAGCGCCCCTCGGGCGCGTCACTCGTCCTTTTCCGCCCGTTCCCGCGCCAGCTCCCGCTGCCATTCTTCCGACCAGGCGGCGTTCGGCCAGAGTTCCAAGCCCCCGACGAAGATGGCCTTGGGGTTCTTCTTGTCCACGCCCGCCACCCGAACGCCGCCCTCCCCCTCCCGGAAGGGAGCGGTGACCGGCCGCTCCTCCTCTTCGTCGATCTCCGATTCGGCGGGAGGCTTCAAGCCCATGGCTTCGAACGCTTCCTCCTCGGTCATCAGGCCGTTGAAGCGCACCCGAAGCGCCACGAGACCATCCTTCCAGAAAACCGCCGTGACGGTGTAGTCCCCGCAGGAAGCGGTCAGGCTGGTTTCGGTCGCCCCAGTCGATTCCTCCACTTCCGCCCCGCATTCCCCCTCCAGAAGCGCCCGCGCCTCCTCCGGCTTGCACCGAGCGAGGTCGGACACGGGAAAGGGCCCGGTGTCGGCGCCGAAGGCCGCCGATGCGCCGATCAGTGCCAGTGCCGCCGCGCCCGTCCAGATTCGCCCCGCCTTCATTTGCATGCCCCCCTCCGCCTCTCTAGCCTTTAGCCCGGCCGCCTCGCCACACACCCAAGGCCGCCCCGATTCCCCTGGACAGGAACACCAGGAAGACGGCGCCCGCCAAGGCAAGCGCCATGAGGGAGCCGGTTCCCGTCTTGGGAGCGAAGGCGTACACGAGAAAGGCCGCGATCAAGGCGAGCCCGAGGCCCAGGAGCGCGTGGCCGATCAAAAAGAAGACCGCGAGGGCAAGCCGCACCCAGGCCGGGGCCGCCTCTCCCTCGGATGCCGTCCTTGACAGACCGAAGAACTCCTTCGGATCCCGCATCGCTTCCTCGTCCCAGCCAGAACCTGTCACCCGCCCCCCATGGTCTCACGCTCGGGGCCTCGAGGCGACCGTCTTCACTTCCCCCGAGCCACCGCGAAGATCCTTCCCTCGGCGATTTCGAAGTCGTAGGGATCGCGCCGTTCGAGACGCTCCACCCGGAACCCTCCTCCTTCCAGCACGCGCGCCATTTCCTCCAGGGTGAATCGGGAGAAGTAGATGGGGACGGGTGCGCCGAGCAGTTCCGGCTCGTACCCCTCCGATGTCCCCTCCTTGACGGCCAGGAGCAGGCGGCCACCCGAAGCCAACGTCCGGCGGAACTCCTGAAGGAGGCGGCGGAGGAAGCGCTTCGGCGTATGGATCAGGGAGTAGTAGGCCACGACGCCGGCGAAGACCGAGGACCCGAAGGGCAGACGGGCAAGGTCTCCCGCCGCCACGGGGATGAGCGGCTGGCACCGTCTGGCCGTTCGGAGGCAGGAAACGGAAAGGTCCACGCCCACCACCGCCAGGCCGCGATTCCTCAGGTAACGGCTCACGTGGCCGCAGGGCCCGCACCCCGCATCCAGAACCCGCCCGCCGACGCCGAAGGACCTGGCGAATTCGTCCAGAAGGTCCCGGTCGTATTCCTTTCCTATGAGTTCGTCGCGGAAGAGCTCGTGGTACCGGTCGGCGACGGCGTCGTAGGCGCTTCGTGTTCGGCCATGGACCGACTCCAGGGAGCCCTCGCCGGTGATTCGAATCTCGTTCATGTCCTCTCGCCCGTCCTTCCGCCGTCCGGTTGCCACTGGAACCGGTTCAGGTCCAACCGGCCGTCCTCTCCGAAGGACACTCCCTCGCACTCCAGGAGGTGCCTCTGAATGGCCCTCAACGTGGGCCCCGAATGGAGGCTGATCCGACCGCCGGCGTTCACCACCCGGTGCCAGGGCACCACCGAATCGTCTGGCAGGACGTGGAGCGCGTAGCCCACCTGACGCGCGCGGCGCGGGATGCCCGCGAGGAGG containing:
- a CDS encoding methylmalonyl-CoA mutase family protein codes for the protein MGDSRTAGGRKRWEKETLEPHLKKHPEREVDFSSVSSLPFDRIYGPEDLKDLDYDRDLGWPGEYPFTRGVQPTMYRGRLWTMRMFAGMGTAEDTNARFKYLLREGQTGLSTAFDLPTLMGRDGDSPLADGEVGKEGVAVSTLRDMEILFDGIPLGEVSTSMTINAPAAVLYAMYLAVAEKQGVPFKKLRGTIQNDIFKEYIAQKEWIYPPEPSVRLIVDTMEFSAREVPQWNTISISGYHIREAGSTAAQELAFTLADGIGYVQAGIARGLPVDEFAPRLSYFFNSHNDFFEEVAKLRAARRIWARQLKERFGAKDPRSWMLRTHVQTAGCSLTAQQPLNNIVRVTVQALAAVLGGCQSLHTDSMDETLCLPSEQAVTVALRTQQILAEESGVAHTIDPLAGSYFVESLTNEMERQALAYIAKIDEMGGIIRAIEQGYPQREIAEAAYRYQKQVESGEKTIVGVNKYVSADEVPIPLLKIPPEVEARHKARLAEVKRTRDGKAVSSALRDLTAKARTSENLMPALLDCARAYCTLEETCNAMKEVFGEYREESVI
- a CDS encoding DUF4126 domain-containing protein, with the protein product MEAALSVLLGIGLAAACGFRVFVPPLVLSIAALSGHLTLAKGFAWMGTWPALLAFATATVLEVAAYHVPWLDHLLDTVASPAAVVAGTAVAASAMGDLDPFLKWTLALIAGGGAAGLVQVATVKGRILSALTTLGIANPLVATVETAASVAVSVLSVLVPILAGLLLLGTLSFAAWLLLRRRTA
- a CDS encoding cobalamin B12-binding domain-containing protein, which translates into the protein MSERKLRLLIGKVGLDGHDRGAKIIARALRDAGYEVIYTGLHQTPEQVVATAIQEDVDAIGLSILSGAHNTLFPKVIRLLREQNAQDVVVFGGGIIPDEDIPFLQESGVARLFTPGTPTTEVVRFLKEEVEPRRMALAT
- a CDS encoding TOBE domain-containing protein — encoded protein: MKAGARNRILAKVVSVKSDDIMSLAKFQTEGPVEMASVLTTESVRDLDLRPGDRVELIVKAVHVLVVKA
- a CDS encoding DUF2177 family protein, encoding MSFPFWRLYLSALAVLLLLDGLWLGVVARAFYVKHIGYLMGERLTWWAVAAFYALYPAGIAVLTAGPSSRGGDLTGAFLKGALLGLLAYGAYNLTNQATVARWPVVVTVVDMTWGAAVTALASLAAAWAASR
- a CDS encoding thioesterase family protein, with amino-acid sequence MAGNIERSFFVRWADVDFNGHMRNTAYLDVSGDARMLYFEAGGFSMREFERLRLGPVIVRDEVEYFRELRLLEPFTVALLLAGASGDGSRFRLRNEFLREDGQPAARLTSTGGWMDLGARRWTTPPEALKDLVARLPRSDDFEVLATKKSR
- a CDS encoding class I SAM-dependent methyltransferase, which gives rise to MNEIRITGEGSLESVHGRTRSAYDAVADRYHELFRDELIGKEYDRDLLDEFARSFGVGGRVLDAGCGPCGHVSRYLRNRGLAVVGVDLSVSCLRTARRCQPLIPVAAGDLARLPFGSSVFAGVVAYYSLIHTPKRFLRRLLQEFRRTLASGGRLLLAVKEGTSEGYEPELLGAPVPIYFSRFTLEEMARVLEGGGFRVERLERRDPYDFEIAEGRIFAVARGK
- a CDS encoding MGMT family protein, giving the protein MKDGPTVGDAYSRIYSVVKRIPRGRVATYGQVALLAGIPRRARQVGYALHVLPDDSVVPWHRVVNAGGRISLHSGPTLRAIQRHLLECEGVSFGEDGRLDLNRFQWQPDGGRTGERT